One Mycobacterium marseillense DNA window includes the following coding sequences:
- a CDS encoding alpha/beta hydrolase, giving the protein MRTARIIHLTRQIGSLAVTAVSAASTLNAYRPLARGGYPSLYSWMVGLAVTELPLQTLLSQLGGLALTARRLARPVRIAAWLVAGLSALGLLNLSRAGHRANVPLTEALDDGLGADRLTESASLWRRPAGSGTAKTPGLLRMLRIYRDYAHDADISYGEFGGANHLDIWRRPDLDPAGKAPVLFQIPGGAWTTGNKRGQAHPLMSHLAELGWICVAINYRHSPRNTWPDHIVDVKRALAWVKQHIAEYGGDPDFIAITGGSAGGHLSSLAALTANDPQFQPGFEDVDTRVQAAVPFYGIYDFTRFDKTLHPMMPGLLIKSIIKQKPATHRQTFEAASPVNHVSADAPPFFVLHGRNDSLAYVEQARTFVEKLRQKSTQPVLYAELPFTQHAFDIFGSVRAAHTAVAVEQFLAEIYTRQRQVAVA; this is encoded by the coding sequence ATGCGGACAGCTCGAATCATCCACCTCACCCGCCAAATCGGGTCCCTGGCGGTCACCGCGGTGAGCGCGGCGTCCACGCTCAACGCCTACCGCCCGCTCGCGCGCGGCGGCTACCCGTCGCTGTACTCGTGGATGGTCGGGCTCGCCGTCACCGAGTTGCCGCTGCAGACGTTGCTCAGCCAGCTCGGCGGCCTGGCCCTGACGGCACGCCGCCTGGCGCGGCCCGTGCGCATCGCGGCGTGGCTCGTCGCCGGCCTCTCGGCGCTCGGCCTGCTGAACCTGTCCCGCGCCGGCCATCGCGCCAACGTGCCGCTGACCGAGGCGTTGGACGACGGGCTGGGAGCCGATCGGCTCACGGAGTCGGCCAGCCTGTGGCGTCGCCCGGCCGGCAGCGGCACCGCCAAGACGCCGGGACTGCTCCGGATGCTGCGGATCTACCGCGACTACGCCCACGACGCCGACATCAGCTACGGCGAATTCGGCGGCGCCAACCACCTGGACATCTGGCGGCGCCCCGACCTCGATCCGGCGGGCAAGGCGCCCGTGTTGTTCCAGATCCCCGGCGGCGCGTGGACGACGGGAAACAAACGTGGACAAGCGCATCCGTTGATGAGCCACCTCGCCGAACTCGGCTGGATCTGCGTGGCGATCAACTACCGGCACAGCCCGCGCAACACCTGGCCCGACCACATCGTCGACGTCAAGCGCGCCCTGGCCTGGGTCAAACAACACATCGCCGAGTACGGTGGCGACCCCGACTTCATCGCCATCACCGGCGGTTCGGCCGGCGGCCACCTGTCGTCGCTGGCCGCGCTCACCGCCAACGACCCGCAATTCCAGCCGGGGTTCGAGGACGTCGACACCCGCGTGCAGGCGGCCGTGCCGTTCTACGGCATCTACGACTTCACCCGCTTCGACAAGACGCTGCATCCGATGATGCCGGGGCTGCTGATCAAGTCGATCATCAAACAAAAGCCTGCGACCCACCGGCAGACGTTCGAGGCCGCGTCACCGGTCAACCACGTCTCCGCCGACGCGCCGCCGTTCTTCGTCCTGCACGGGCGCAACGACTCGCTGGCCTACGTCGAGCAGGCGCGCACGTTCGTCGAAAAGCTGCGCCAGAAGAGCACGCAGCCGGTGCTCTACGCCGAATTGCCCTTCACCCAACACGCTTTCGATATCTTCGGCTCGGTCCGCGCCGCGCACACCGCGGTGGCCGTCGAGCAATTCCTCGCCGAAATCTACACACGCCAACGCCAGGTCGCCGTCGCGTAA
- a CDS encoding type II toxin-antitoxin system HicB family antitoxin, giving the protein MNHYTYRVAWSHHYDRYDASCLELPFMRRDGRTAPEAMVEIEEAVDRHIQAMVACGETPPIPMADRHYSGTIVVRTSPELHSRLAVEAAEQGVSMNQWVVQQLAGRRPSDTFGLSGWD; this is encoded by the coding sequence GTGAACCACTACACCTACCGCGTCGCCTGGTCGCATCACTACGACCGATACGACGCCTCGTGTCTCGAATTGCCGTTCATGCGGCGTGACGGGCGCACGGCACCGGAGGCGATGGTTGAGATCGAGGAGGCCGTCGACCGGCACATCCAGGCCATGGTGGCGTGCGGTGAAACGCCACCGATCCCGATGGCGGATCGCCACTACAGCGGCACGATCGTCGTCCGAACATCTCCCGAGCTGCACAGCCGTCTGGCCGTGGAAGCTGCCGAACAGGGAGTGTCGATGAACCAGTGGGTCGTGCAGCAACTGGCCGGCCGGCGACCCAGCGACACCTTCGGCCTGTCCGGATGGGATTAG
- the fdxA gene encoding ferredoxin, translating to MAYVIAEPCVDIKDKACIEECPVDCIYEGARMLYIHPDECVDCGACEPVCPVESIFYEDDLPDEHSGYLQINADFFTELGSPGGAAKVGLTENDPAPVKSLESRAEAS from the coding sequence GTGGCCTACGTGATCGCCGAACCGTGCGTCGACATCAAAGACAAGGCATGCATCGAGGAATGCCCCGTCGACTGCATCTACGAGGGTGCCCGGATGCTCTACATCCACCCCGACGAGTGCGTGGACTGCGGCGCCTGCGAGCCGGTGTGCCCGGTCGAGTCCATCTTCTACGAGGACGACCTGCCCGACGAGCACAGCGGATACCTGCAGATCAATGCCGACTTCTTCACCGAGCTGGGCTCGCCCGGTGGGGCGGCGAAGGTCGGGCTGACCGAGAACGACCCCGCCCCGGTGAAGAGCCTCGAGAGCAGGGCCGAGGCGTCCTAG